The candidate division KSB1 bacterium genome segment GAAAACGAAGTATGGATCAACCTGGATGTTGCGCGACGCTATGGCCTGAAAAGCGGCGATTATGTGCGTCTCAAGAATCAGAACGGTGTTCTCAGCAATCGTGTCAAAGTTAAAGCGACGGAGCGGATTAGACCCGACTGCGTCTATATCGTGCACGGCTTCGGCCACAATTCGCGAATGCTCAAGTTCGCCTACCAAAAGGGTGCAAGCGATGCCCAGTTGATCACCCGTTACACGATCGATCCGCTGATGGGCGGCACCGGCATGAACGTAAACTTTGTCACGATCGAGGCGGAGGCTTAACATGGCACGATTTGCAATGGTTATCGATACCCTCAAGTGNNNNNNNNNNGACGGTCACGGAAGGCAAATCCCCCACCCTGCGCACGGAAATCCGCAGCGAACGCTGCAATCACTGCGACAATCCGCCGTGCGTGCATTGCTGTCCCACCGGCGCCAGCCATGTGCACGACCTCGGCGGCGTGGTGCTGGTGCATCACAATCTTTGCATCGGCTGCAAAGCCTGCCTGGCCTCTTGTCCCTATGATGCCCGCTTTATTCACCCTAAAGGGTATGCGGACAAGTGCACGTTCTGCATCCATCGGGTGGAGAAGGGACTCGATCCGGCCTGCGTTTCGGTATGTCCGACGCACTGCATGTATTTCGGCGATTTGGACGATCCCAATAGTCAGGTCAGTCGCTTGTTACGCGAACGGAAGCATCACGCGCTTTTGCCGGAGGCCGGAACGCGGCCGCAAATCTTTTATCTGATCTAAGCCTGCCGAAAGCAACGAGGTGAAGCATGGAAGTCACCATTACCCGTCATAACGAGATGATCGATCCCACAGTGCATGTTTGGGGGTGGGAAATTCCGGTCTATCTTTTTCTCGGCGGCATGGTCGCCGGTATGATGATTCTCTCCGGTTACTTTTTTCTCAAAGGCCGCAGTCGCGATCTGGTTTGCGTCTGTTACCGCATTCCGCTCATCGGCCTGGTGCTGATCAGCCTCGGCATGTTGGCGTTGTTCCTGGATTTGGAGCACAAGCCCTTTGTTTGGCGGCTTTATACGACCTTTGAAATCAAATCGCCCATGTCGTGGGGCTCATGGATTCTTTTGCTGGTCTATCCGGCTTTGCTTGCCAATTTTTTCATGTACGTGCCGGATCCGATACGCGGCCGCCTGCCGTTCCTGCAGCTCTGGTCGGACAAGCTTCGATCCGTGCCGAATGCGCCGATAAAGGTTGGAAAATTCAACATAGCCGTCGGCATTTTGTTGGGTACCTATACCGGCGTGCTGCTGAGCAGCTTGGGCGCGCGGCCCTTGTGGAACAGCGCCATTTTGGGACTGCTG includes the following:
- a CDS encoding nitrate reductase; protein product: ENEVWINLDVARRYGLKSGDYVRLKNQNGVLSNRVKVKATERIRPDCVYIVHGFGHNSRMLKFAYQKGASDAQLITRYTIDPLMGGTGMNVNFVTIEAEA
- a CDS encoding 4Fe-4S dicluster domain-containing protein, which translates into the protein TVTEGKSPTLRTEIRSERCNHCDNPPCVHCCPTGASHVHDLGGVVLVHHNLCIGCKACLASCPYDARFIHPKGYADKCTFCIHRVEKGLDPACVSVCPTHCMYFGDLDDPNSQVSRLLRERKHHALLPEAGTRPQIFYLI
- the nrfD gene encoding polysulfide reductase NrfD, which produces MEVTITRHNEMIDPTVHVWGWEIPVYLFLGGMVAGMMILSGYFFLKGRSRDLVCVCYRIPLIGLVLISLGMLALFLDLEHKPFVWRLYTTFEIKSPMSWGSWILLLVYPALLANFFMYVPDPIRGRLPFLQLWSDKLRSVPNAPIKVGKFNIAVGILLGTYTGVLLSSLGARPLWNSAILGLLFLTSGLSTAAAFVHMIAKDQWERETLAMADNMFLTAELVILALFIINMLSSSEVQIRAAMLLLTGPYAATFWVFVILLGILVPLFIQTRAVKHKVIHTPIAPLLVMLGGLILRFILVGAGQLSHYALYKF